The genomic window acttgatcccatgagaccatgacctgagccaaaaccaagagttgggcattcaaccaaaacacccaggcaccccatgaattgTCTGTTCTTAtcctattttattgtattttatttttcgtAAGGgtgtatcatttttattaattatatatataattaattttatacaattatatattaataatatgtaattattatatataccATAATATATAAAGGATATCAAGTTTTTGTCATATATGATACATATGTTCCCCCAGAAATTTTATATACAGATAATTGTTTTGTGTATGTGAAAGCCTCAAATAATAaagatgttttaataaaaagaggCTCAGAAAATACATGACCTAATCTTTgcaaaaacaactgaaaatctCTTTCATTCAATgataaatgatagaaaattaaGAGCTTACAAATAGGGAAGTCAGTGTTAATAAGGgataatttttcaaagtagtaTTTGCCAGTCCTTGGGTTCGCCCCaagaaatgctttattttcatgTGAGCTAGAGACTACTTTTgcttttcatctgtaaaagtATCTTCATTAAGacactttttataaatttatttatttttagagaagaaagagagcatgcaggagagggggcagagagagggagggagagagaatcccaagcaggctccgcgctgtcacgGAGCTCAATGCCGGAgtttaaactcatgaaccttgagatcatgacctgagccaagaccaagagtaggatgcttaaccgactgagccacccaggtgcccccaagacatttttttaaaataaatgattttgtaggggaaaaaaatctcattcccAGAAATTTGACCTATGTCCCACTACCACCCcaaatgaagaatttttaaaagcagtttataaTCATGGGAAATGAAACTGCCAAAAGAGAGAATATTTTGTAACAaagttttttaatacttttttaatggcCATTAAAGAGAAACCTAGAATCTctagaaattaatttaatttaaaaaaattccctccAGATTTAAAGAAACttcattgaaattatattttaaatctaatgCTGCAAAACTGTCTAGAACTTGCTGTGATTTTAAATAGcttcatttaaaaaggaatttattgtAAGAAAATTGTGTCTAGTGGAGAcaaagccttttttattttcaccatcccccctcctcccccctttcttttttggcttcatagaggaaaatgagaaatgctATTTTGGGAACAGGATTCCCAACAGAAGGGAATCCTTTGGCAGCAAGAATAAACAGCTTTGGCAGAAAAAGCACCCTCCAGAGGAAAGGGACTTGGGCTTGATAAGCAAGGGAGTGGTGATGAACCCCAAGGCCAGAACGATACCCCTCCACAAGGGCTGGGTCAGTACCAGGCTGTTTGGGTGGGAGCTCCAAGGTCACAAAAGCTCCTTAGAgcagttttataagaaattgatGTTTTGTGTTGAGATGCAACTCCAGCTGTCTAGGGAGGATCCAAGGAAGGAAGTGTTCCAAGGAAGTGATTATATTTTACTCTGGGCCACACCGTTCCCTTAGCCTTCATTACGATAAGAGCAGTTGTTGTTGCAGCAGTAGTAGTGATaaggataatgataataataataaataaaataataaatcctaCAAACCTGGTTGTTTCTTGACCCTTTCCcttcattttccagaaaataaactaCACATCGACAAGAGTAGAGTAATGATTAATTTGAAGGGAaggctcatttttaattttaaaatgctttgaggagctcctgggtgtctttgtcagttaagcgtctgacttcggctcaggtcatgatctcatggttcgtgggttcgagccctgtattgggttttgccctgaaagtgcagagcctgcttgggattctctctccacctctctctctgccctcccttactctgtctcaaagtaaatttaaaaataataaaatgcttcaaAATCCTTTTGTGGTGCTGTGCATATAGAAAATAGTGTTTTGCTCTAAATTTATGGGGTGCATGTGGATATGGATGTATGCAGGCTCATATATTTAGCCCACATTTCAAAGTGATGTTTTCAGTAGAGAGAATTGCTATTTGAATAaatgcacttgaaaagatgcgTGACAAGCAGCCATCCCATCCACATGTGACTCTCCTTCCGGTTGTGGGCAGTGTTATGGTTTGTTTGGTTGGATATGATATTCATGACGGGTTAAGTGAAGGGGTCAGAAAACCCAGCTGCTTGACTCAACCACTGAGCATCCATTTCTCTTTGATGCCAGATTACTGGCAATAGAAACAGCGGGTGGAACGGTGGCAGAGGTCCCCATACACATTGCTCCAGGGACAGAGAAAATAGAACTTGCTCCAGTGCAGTCTCTtttctcactcattcactcaaccCACTTTTGCTGAATATCTACTGGATGCCAGACACAGATTTGTTTTCTGTGCTCCTCCTTCATCAGAATCCACTCCTTGCGgaggcatccaggtggctcagtaggttgggcgtccaacttcagctcaggtcatgatctcatggctcatgagttcggaccccacatcaggctctgtgctgacagatcggagcctggagcctgctttggattttgtgtctccctttctctctgcccctcctttgctcacactctgtctctctctctctctcaaaaataaacaaacattaaaaaaaattatcaaaaaaaaaaaggaatccactCCTTGCTAAAGGCTTTATCACTATCCCCTCCCTTCCCACGGTCCCCATAGACACACAGGGTCTTGATGCTACTGAAAGGTTTGGATCTTTCCCTCATGGAAACTCAAGTCCTGTCTCCCCTTCCTTGTATCCCACCCCTGCTAGAGGGGAGTTGTATTTGTAATAACACTTTTATTccccataaaataatttttcaaattccaaGATGGAaagtattttagagaaaatagaagaaattatatTATGAGCATTTCCTCACGTTATTGCATACTTGTAAACATTTTAATGGCTGGGTATTTTTCTATTGTGTACCTTAACATTCAGCCAAAACTTGGTGCACAATTTAGATTTGTTTCCTTAGGGAAGAATTACAAATTATTTATGCACATTTGTAAGACCCTTAATACAAATGGCCAAACCTCTTTCAGGAAGTTTGTAGGACCTTACCATCCCATTAATGTTCTGTTTACTGTTCCTATCATAGTACCCTTACCCTCAGTGAAGACTAAAAACTTCAAGAATCTTCactgattgtttttaatttgcattttttatttctagtgaGATTAGAcatttttcacatgcttattagACATTTTTAGTTTCTCTATTCCTGAGTTCTCTGCATATGTTCTTTGTCTATATTTCTATTGgagtttttagttttcttatttacttgTATGAACTTATTTCACATAAAGGatgttaacattttgcttttaatatttattgatcacaTTTGGGAAAATTCCCTCCAATTACGTTATTTGCAATCGTATTATCATTTAGAGCAGATAAGTTGTTTTGTCTAATGAGATCAGCTTTGTATCATTTTATGTAGGCAGTGGTTTTCCATGTCTAAGAattaagaatacatattttagagagtagtaaaaaaaaaatctactctagAAACTTctgttaaataaatggagaatgcATAAGAGTTAAACTGCAACGGACCTTGGACCTATCAGTGCTTCTGTATTGATAGACCTATTAGTATTCTTACTGAATTTGATATGGGCCCTTTTGGTGTGCTTATTATGAAATTATGAGATTCTGTGCCCAGACTAGCACTTGAGACAGGTAGTAAGCTGCTTTGGAATTTATCAGATTCCTGATAAAATTCTAGTCACCCTTCATTCCCATACCTCAGTTTCCCATACTGCTAGAGGCCCTGAATAGCAGCCCTCATatgctctcatttttcttttagacaGTTCTTCCTCACTCCAGGAGGATGAAGAGGTAGAGATGGAGGCCGTCAGCTGGCCGGCCAGTAGTCCAGCCATGAATGGACACCTTGCAAGTCCGATGACTCCTGCTCGTTTCCCCAGCTGGGTCACTTTTGAGGACAATGAAGTCAGCTGCCCTTTGCCACCAATCACCTCTCCCCTGAAGCCAAACCCACCACCTACTGCATCTGTGATCCCAGATGTACCTTATCACTCAGCTGGGTCATTTAAGAAGAGGGAACGTCCCAAGAGCACACTGATGAACTTTTCCAAAGTTCAGAAGCTGGACATTTCCTTCTTACACCATCCGCCTTCCGTAACCGAGGCTCCACCACCTTGGAGGGCAACCAACCCTTTCCTGAACGAGACTCTGCAGGACGTACagccctcccccatcaaccctttcATCGCTTTCTTTGAGGAGCAGGAGAGGCGCTCCCAAAACAGTTCCATTTCCAGTGCCACAGGCAAAAGCCAAAGAGAGTCTCTCATCGTCATCTACCAGGATGCCATCAGTTTTGATGACTCAAGCAAAACCCAGTCACACTCTGATGCCGTTGAAAAACTCAAACAACTCCAGATTGATGATCCTGATCACTTAAGCAGTGTGACACTCCCAGATGATGACCCGAAAGCCTGGGTTAAACTAGATGACCACCCACCTGGTTCAGTGCTGTCCCAGCCCAGGGATGGATGGCCAATGATGCTAAGGatcccagagaagaaaaacatcatgTCATCTAGGCACTGGGGACCCATCTACATCAAACTGACAGACAGTGGTTACTTGCAGCTGTACTATGAGCAGGGCCTAGAAAAACCATTCCGTGAGTTCAAGCTGGAGATCTGCCACGAAGTTTCGGAGCCCCGGCTCCAAAACTATGATGAGAATGGCAGGATCCACAGCTTGCGAATAGACCGTGTCACCTacaaggagaagaagaaataccAGCCCAAACCTGCCGTGGCCCACACAGCAGAGAGGGAACAAGTGATCAAGCTGGGCACCACCAATTACGATGACTTCCTGAGTTTCATCCGAGCCATTCAGGACCGGCTCATGAATCTGCCAGTGTTGTCAATGGACTTGAGCACAGTGGGCTTGAACTACCTTGAGGAGGAGATTACTGTGGATGTCAAGGATGAATTCTCTGGCATTGTGAGCAAGGGAGACAACCAGATTCTCCAGCACCATGTCTTGACACGGATCCACGTTCTGAGTTTCCTCTCTGGGCTTGCAGAGTGCCGCTTGGGCCTCAACGATGTCCTTGTCAAAGGGAACGAAATCGTTTCCCGGCAGGACATCATGCCCACGACCACCACGAAGTGGATCAAGCTCCATCAGTGCCGTTTTCACGGGTGTGTGGATGAGGATGTATTTAACACCTCGCGGGTTATTCTGTTCAACCCTTTGGATGCCTGCCGGTTTGAGCTGATGCGGTTCAGGACAGTATTTGCAGAGAAGACCTTGCCTTTTACACTCAGGACGGCAGCAAGCATCAATGGGGCAGAGGTGGAGGTGCAGAGCTGGCTGAGGATGTCAACCGGCTTCTCCTCCAACCGAGACCCTCTCACCCAGGTTCCCTGTGAGAATGTGATGGTTCGTTACCCTGTGCCCAGTGAGTGGGTGAAAAACTTCCGAAGGGAAAGTGTCCTCGGGGAAAAGTCTCTAAAAGCCAAAGTGAACCGGGGGGCAAGTTTTGGCTCAACTAGTGTGTCCGGCTCTGAGCCTGTCATGAGAGTAACCCTGGGAACCGCCAAGTACGAGCATGCCTTCAACTCCATTGTGTGGAGGATCAGCCGACTGCCTGACAAAAACTCAGGTAGGTGCAGGTTCTCTTCTGTGAAAGCTGCCACGTGGTTACCGAAGAGCAGGGCTCAGAGTTCCACGTCTGTTCCCCTATGAAGGGCTGGTTTCTGGTGGCTGACACATGGTGACCGAGGAACGGGaccagaaaattcaaaatatttgggCAGAGTAAGGAACAAACATGAACAACCCAGTTCACTCCATGTTCTCACTCCTTTGTTACCGCACTTCTTCCAGAAAACTATGCATTATTCTTCTCTGTTGAGCCGCTAAGCATATTTCCAGGGAAGCTTATGAGtttgttttcttgtctgactCAAAAGCATTATGTGTGGTGCTGGAAGCTGTTTTCAGATCCTAGAAGGCTTCTGGGTTCTGAAGAGGTATCTTTCTGAGTTAGAGTTAAGATTCCAGTCACCCTGTGCAAGACCTGTCAGTCATGACATCTCCAActcagagctgggatttgaggctggaggaaggggagaaaaggccTCTGAGGAGACTGAAGATCCAGCCAGGCCCAGAAGGTCCAATAGGGCTGAAATTCTgtcagacaaaaaaataaaagaaggtatgTTTGAattagacaaagaaaagaaagctaaccAGCCCTAGCCGGCTTGCTCACAGCTTATCAGGGGTGCTTTTGTGCGTGAGTGAGCTCAGAAGGCAGTGACTCTCCTCAGGGGTCCAGTGAATTTAATGAAATGACAAAACTAGGGAGTGATCCAACTAGCTCTAATAGCCCTGTTTCTCAGAGGAAGTCTGAGGAACTCCAGTGACAGGCAGGGAGCCCACGATCCTGTGATCCTTTAAAGCAGTTCTCTAATTGTTTATAATAAACTTTGCCTGTTTGTTAACAAAAGTAGATCTGCTAGCTGAGAAAGGGAGTAAGGTTTGGAAAAACTCTCGAGGGAAATGTCCTTCTCTTATGCAGATAATCTTCCATTCTCACTACTAAATCCTAACAGTATGTTAAGTCTTCATTTCCTGTTCtgagggggcaggggctgtgttATCATCACCCAAAATGTAAGGTGATGTGATGGCAAGGGGCAGTACGATCTGGTCACCTCCCCAAGCAGTCCAGGCGGTGGAACACTTCGGGGCGTTCCGTGTCAGACACTGGGTGCAGCGGTGCAAGATGAAAAGACAATCAGACCTCTGTGTTTGAGGCCAGATTGGCCATTCCTCAACCCGCCATTTCTAAGCtgacaggatttttaaaaacaaagtcttccTCTCTGTGCTTGCGTATTCGTTTCTCCTAAAGCAGCACTGTACCCTAGTGATGGCGGGGTGATTTCCACCTCAGCCACGGGCCCACCCGAACTGGCCGAGGGAACAGAAGCCCTGATCCCTGCTTTGGCACAGAAGCCCCTGGGAAGAGAGCTGAGCGGGTAGGAAGCAAATTACTGCTTGACCTGCTGGAGACCTGACATCAGAAAGACAAGGCCGCAGGTTTATGTTTATTGGAATGCTTAGCTCTTCAGTTTGCTGGGTATGGATTCAGATAGAACTTCATTATGGAATTACTGAGTCTTCAACCTGGAAGGGGCTTTGCGGGTAACTTAAGTCAAACCTCttcattctgcagatgaggaaattaaggacTGAGAGTGACAGGACTTACCGGAAGCCACAAAGCCACAAACAGGGGTCTTTTTTCAACACCACAGCTGCCTCTTAGCAGAGGACACCAAATAGACACAAACGTGAAGTAACTTCCTCTAAGGGAAGAGagattttcagttttctcaatCTGTACGCCT from Suricata suricatta isolate VVHF042 chromosome 9, meerkat_22Aug2017_6uvM2_HiC, whole genome shotgun sequence includes these protein-coding regions:
- the STON2 gene encoding stonin-2, which encodes MTTLDHVIATHQSEWVSFNEETVFPVPSEGGTEEHLPGLSSYSGRSDSSSGENRVAHGGSQELSHSEQDDSSEKLGLISEAASPPGSPAQPPPDLASAISNWVQFEDDTPWASTAPPPKETRETALPLTMPCWTCPSFDSLRRCPLTSESSWTTHSEDTTSSPSFDPSYTDLQLINAEEQTSSRASQADSTDSSSSLQEDEEVEMEAVSWPASSPAMNGHLASPMTPARFPSWVTFEDNEVSCPLPPITSPLKPNPPPTASVIPDVPYHSAGSFKKRERPKSTLMNFSKVQKLDISFLHHPPSVTEAPPPWRATNPFLNETLQDVQPSPINPFIAFFEEQERRSQNSSISSATGKSQRESLIVIYQDAISFDDSSKTQSHSDAVEKLKQLQIDDPDHLSSVTLPDDDPKAWVKLDDHPPGSVLSQPRDGWPMMLRIPEKKNIMSSRHWGPIYIKLTDSGYLQLYYEQGLEKPFREFKLEICHEVSEPRLQNYDENGRIHSLRIDRVTYKEKKKYQPKPAVAHTAEREQVIKLGTTNYDDFLSFIRAIQDRLMNLPVLSMDLSTVGLNYLEEEITVDVKDEFSGIVSKGDNQILQHHVLTRIHVLSFLSGLAECRLGLNDVLVKGNEIVSRQDIMPTTTTKWIKLHQCRFHGCVDEDVFNTSRVILFNPLDACRFELMRFRTVFAEKTLPFTLRTAASINGAEVEVQSWLRMSTGFSSNRDPLTQVPCENVMVRYPVPSEWVKNFRRESVLGEKSLKAKVNRGASFGSTSVSGSEPVMRVTLGTAKYEHAFNSIVWRISRLPDKNSASGHPHCFFCHLELGSDGEVPSRFASHVNVEFSMPTTSASKAAVRSISVEDKTDVRKWVNYSAHYSYKVEIEQKKSLKPDFEGDEMENPKECAVQ